Within Nostoc flagelliforme CCNUN1, the genomic segment CTAAGCAAGAAGCATATTTCGGTAGCCAGACAACTTCTACCGTAAAATTCCAATGTTCTTCTTTTTGCTTCTGATTTGAACCTTGCCTGCAATTGTTTCGGGGCATGAGTAGAGCCGTTGTCAAGGATTAAATAGATATGTCGTACACCACGACGAATTGCTTCTGGTATCAATACCTCTAAGAGAAATGTTTGAAAATCAAGAAATGTTTTCGTTGGGCGACAACAGCCATAAACCAGACCCTCAGCAACGCTCAAAGCAGCAAAAAGATGTGTTGCTCCTTTTCCGTCATACCTGGCGGCAAAGTGAACTGGTTGTTTAACAGTAGCAGCCCTGTTTGGGTGCAGACCTTCTCGTGCTTGGATAGAAGTTTTCTCGTCTACACACACCACCCAAAATCCGGCTTGGAGTAAAAACTTTGCTTGAGCATAGAGTTTCAATACTGGAGTCGCTTTGGCAACAAAATTATCATCAATACGATGCATCCAAGCATGAATTCGCCAGGGTTTTATCTGCTCAGTTTTTAGCCATCGCCAGACGGTTGATGTCGCTATTGAGACTACGATTCCCAAGGTAATTAACTGTGCGGCAATATCCTTGTAACTCCATCTTGCCAATGGTATATCAAAATCTGTCGGTTTGCTGCAAGCGATGCCTGCGGCAACGCGAAGCGCGAACGCAGTCACTTGTGCTCTTACAATTGCTTGAAACATGCGAGGGCGTCCAGAGCGTGGCGCTTCCTCCAAACTACGAGTTAAGCTGTATTAGCCCAAGTCCAAGAAGAACTGGAATCGACGGCAGAGGATACAGTAGGGCTACCAGTCGGAAGTGATGTTACAAAGCTTGCAGAAGCCGCCCTTCAAGAGATTCTGCAAGCAGCACAAAGCGATCGCCCGATTTGGGAAGACTGGCAAACTTTTTGGACGCGATGCCAGGATTTGGTTGTAGCGATCGCTCATATCTACAATCCTCAAATTCAATATCCGCTACTGAACATTTACGTCCCCCAAGCTTACGGGCTGATTCGAGGAACGGTGGATGATATGGATCGGTGGATGCAAAAGTTATCCCCCGTCCTGAATCAGGTGACGGTTGGGCAAGCATACCAAGGCTACGAAGTCTATCGGAAGTTGGAGCCATCGGCTCGGAAATTCTGGAAAGCTTGGAACTGGGCACAGTGGCTTTTAAATCCGGTGGCGGCGGTGGCCAAACAAGTCAGTAAGGGTTCTAGTAACCAAGCAACTCAGCAATTGTTAGGGAATTTGAGCCAGTTATTTCGGGAAGCTGCCCTGAGAAACTTATGTCAGCAGGCGATCGCTCTTTACGGACGTACCACATTACCAGTTTCAGCAACCGTAGTTTCCACACCAACTATACCCAAGGCAAAAACCCAAACCCTCCGAGAAATCCTGACTCAAGCCGAACCAGCCGAGGTAGTTGAGCAAAAGCCCGTGAATATTCTCCTGGTAGGGCGCACGGGGTCAGGTAAAAGTAGCCTGATTAACACGCTATTTCAGGCGGATCTCGCAGCCGTTGATGTTTTACCCAGTACCGATCGCATTCAAAATTACCAATGGCAGACTGAAAGTGGGGAAACCCTAACGCTTTGGGATACACCTGGTTATGAACAAGTCAACCGTGCCGATCTCCGAAATCTGGTGCTTGATTATGCCATTAACGCAGATTTGCTGCTGTTAGTCACCCCTGCTCTCGATCCTGCCCTGCAAATGGATGTAGATTTTTTGCAAGACATCAAAGCAGAAGTTGCAGATTTACCTGCAATCGCGATTGTCACTCAAGTAGATCGTCTGCGTCCCATCCGCGAGTGGCAACCCCCTTATGATTGGGAATGGGGCGATCGCCCAAAAGAAATTGCCATTCGAGAAGCTACTGAGTATCGTGCCAAACTGCTGGAAAACTTTTCTAATCTAGTTGTGCCCGTGGTTACAGGTGACAGCAAAACAAATCGAGCCGCTTGGGGAGTGGAGGCACTATCGTTGGGATTAATAGATGCGATCGCACCAACCAAGCAACTCCGTCTCGCCCGCTTTTTGCGTAACCTTGAAGTCCGCACCGTCGCCGCTGCCAAAATCATCGACCACTATACCTTCCAAATGGCGACAACACAAGGACTAACGTCATTGCTCAAAAGTCCCGTTCTCCAGTTTGTTTCTACGCTCTCAACCGGATCTCCAGCCCTAGCATATATGCTGGCAGAGCAAATTCCTGTAGAACAGTTGCCGATTGTAATTGGCAAACTCCAAATGGGATATGAGCTTTTCTCGCTCTTGAATACTGCTAACCCTAACCCGCTCAACTTTGAATTGCTATCCCTCTGGCCGCTACTGCTGGAAAATTCTGCTTCACCCGATCGCAACGCCTGGGCATTTGGTCACGCCTTAGTAGAATACTGGACTCAAAATCTAACGATTGAACAACTCCGGGAGCGGTTTGAGTATTATCTGGCGATCGCCAAATAATTTGTCTGGATTACTGTACTTCAAGAAAGCTAGAGGCGAATGGCACAACAATAGACCTCTTGCATAAATAAATTATGGTATAATGGGGAATTTAAAAAAATTGCTTTCTATCTCTATCAGACATCCTAATGAGGTAACAAAAATTCTCTGTATAGATTCTGATATGGATTTTTTCTAAACCCTTAAGCATACCACAAAATAATTATGCAAGAGGTCTAATATCGTCAAGCGGGAGATGATTAAGCGTTCGTCCAAGATGTTGCCGGAGGCATCGCTACCCGAATCGAATCTGCGCGGTGAGGAATTTGGGTTATTGACTGGTCAAACAACAGCTTTCAAACGCTTTAAGCGCTGATTCTGTTCTGACCACTTTTTGCAAGCATCTTTAACGATTTTTATCTCTGAGGGCGATAAAAGCTCATCCCCTTGCCCAGAAGCTATAATTTGAGCTGCTATAACCGCTTTTTGATACTCCACACCGTACTTAACCAGTTCTGTGCAAAATATTTTTTCTCTTTCTTCTATTGATGTAAAATAACTACTTGCCATTGTTCAACAGATAATATAAGTCTTATTTTGAAACTACATCAACTAAAATAAGTTTCCGTTTCAAATCCTACGAATTCTAGAAATTTATGACTTCTACCTAGAGATACTTAAATAAAGATAGTTAATTTGCATCCATAGGGATTAGACGCTGTGAGGGTTTGAGAGCATCACTTAATGGAAATATTAAAAAATAATTAAATAATTTTCCAAGTCATGGAAAAGTAAATAAATCGTTGTAGCCAGTTACTGAGTTATTCATCTCAATAGAATATATAAATTTATTGGCACTGCTAAATGGCTGCCCTAGCTACCCAAGAGACAATCAAATTCTCATTTTCACCTTTGTATAGCAGAGGAGAAAAATGGTCAGTTTTGAGTAACTATCCTCTGAAGGGGTGATTGAGGGGGCTACAGCGATCTAGTTGTATCAACACCAAATCAAGCTGGCTCAAGTCGCCCAAAAGTAATTCCGTCATAGACAAACTTGACGGCAAAATCTCTCGGATTCCCTAATAACTTACTGTATTCTGGAATATCCGTTCTTCGTGGAGGGACAAATGAAACTATTGATATGCAACGACTCATTAGAGGTTGTTTGAAAAGTGTCAGCTTGAGCCTAAAATGCAACTCAGAGAAGCGATCGCTTAATACTTGCATCTGTCCTCCTCCACAGCTATGGCGTCTGCACGAAAAAGAGATTTGTACTCAATTGATCAATTCTTCAGCAAGGGACTCGTATTTTCCACAGTTTTGCTGTATCTTATTAATTTCGTGCAAATTATTTATACCTAACTTCTCCCAAATTTACCCAGACAAATTTTAAGCCAATGCCTTCGAGGGAACAGCCAATGAATACTTCTAATGATATAGATACCAAGAAAATTATCAAAAAATCCGACAAGCTTACCCTGAGACAGATGAAGTTAATCGAAGAAGCAGAAGACCAACTTCTTCAAGATAATACTGTCAAATATACAGTCCCTGTAGTTTATGATAAACCAGTAGTGATTTCAGAGCCTAGAGTTCCTGACTATGTTCCATTCCTTGACAATCCTCCAGTACAATCTGTGGGTAATTCCGGCTGGCAGGTTTCTGATGGAAGAGCGGGATATTCGAGTAGATGATTTTTGTAGTTAATTTAAAGCAGGCAATTTGTATTCCCAGACGGTTGACCATCAAGGCGGTTGCAGTTATCCATGATCCGAAAAAGGAAGTATCCTTATGCCAAAAATCAGGAAAGTCCCCTTGCTTCTTAATCAAAATGCCTGAGACACTATTGCCAGTGGCAACATCAAGATTTGGAGGTAGTCGCTTTGTTCCTAACCAAAATTCTCTAGCAGTTCTCTTTTGAGCCGGTAAACAAAATGTCGCAAACGCAATCGCATTAAGAACCATTGGTTCCCAACAGATAAGCTGCACACAAGAGAGTTAGCTAGATTCTAAGAACCATTGGTTCCCAACAGATAAGCTGCACACAAGAGAGTTAGCTAGATTCTAAGAACCATTGGTTCCCAACAGATAAGCTATATGACCGAGAGTTAACTGGATTCTAGGAACCATTGGTTCCCAACAGATAAGCTAGATAACCGAGAGTTAATTGGATTCTAGGAACCATTGGTTCTATCGAGATAGAAATTTCCCTCTGCGCCGAATAGCACAAGTGCCCAAGTGGAGCATTCTTACCCTTGGGCTTTACAAGCGTGTCATTCAATTCTGACTCCTGACTCAATTTCAGCTTATTCTAGAAGTTACCCTCTTTAAATCAATTATCAGTTATCAGTTATCACGATTTCTGACTGATAACTGATAATTGATAATGCGGATACTTGACAACTGGCTAATGCTTGATTATTTGACGGCGGGTATTGCAAAATGGATGACTTTGTTTGGAGTACAAGAGTCGTTGTTAGAATTTCGCCTGGGTTATCTCGGTCGTTACTGGTTTCTTGCGATTAGCGCTAGCTTACTCCTGAGCTTTTTGCTCTCTGCCCCGATTACGATCGCACTAATCATTAAATTTGGAGTAGATCCTTTCACTTTCCCTGGTAATGTTATTCTTTGTGCAATCGCTGCCGTCATCTTTGGTGTGATGCTCAGTCTGGCGCAGTGGTTGATACTTCGTAAATCCGAAATAACACCGAGAATTTTTGCACTCATCAATACAGTTATTGGAATTCTCGTCTACTTCCTACTGGTGTGGCTCAATGAGGGTACTCTGGAGTGGAGCGGTAATCCCTTTAGCGGCTGGAAAACTGGACTCGTCTTTTTAGCTGGTGGTGCTATTACCGGAGGTGTCACAGGTAAAGCTTTGGATTTTTACTGTGAGCAAATGGAGCGGCGATTAATTCAGCTTGAGAGAGAACGGCAAGAAAGAGAAACCAAAGAGAGAGAAAGAATAGAAAGAGAAATACGTTCAAGGAAAAAGCAAGAAATAGAAAAGCTTGAAAGGGAAGCCCTAGAGAGATTCAGGATCGAAAGAGAAATGGCCTTAGCTGAAGAGAAAAAGTGGTATGAAGAACATGGTGATGATGATTTCGATTATGAGTTTAATGAAGATGAAGAATAATATCTTGGCTATCAAACAGGCAGTTTACGAACACTGGCGTCATAATCACCTTACTCGAACCACGGGCAGTCACCACCCACAGCGCCATTAGGGATACTCAATCTGATGGGGCTGTCTTAGGGTGGAGTTAAGTAGTGGGGAATACATGCCTGGGGCAGTGTCAAGTTGCTGTTAGCTTTGTTTAGGGATCTAAGTCTATGCTGTGTAACTGGCTGGTTGCAGTAAGTTCCTTTACTACATTAGCTCTCTTTTTTCATCCTCTTCTGTGGTGAAAATCTGGAATGAAAATACATCTTTTGAAAACAGTAAGAAGATGATTTTAATATTTATTTTTGAGCTAATATGCTAATAGATATATCGAAAACAGTAATTTTTTAATAAAGTTCTTGCCATAAACACAGCATCTAAATCCCATATCGCAGCTTCATCTGGAGGTAAGTTTAATTCTGTAATCTGCTTTATCCTTTCTGCGAAAGCATCTTGTTCTTCTTGTCTCAAAACACTAACTACTAACGTTTCAGAGGAACTAATGGGAGTATCGCCTACATTAGCAAGTACGGTAAATTTATAAGTATTAAAAAATTGCAATTCTTTTTGTTCTTTTGGGTAAGGTAATGCAGTAATAGTTTTATCTACTGTCTTCTCCCAGTAAAACTCATAACCGCTAACAACTACTGTGTAACTAGTAGCTTGAGGTACAGCATACCAAGAAATTACAGGTCTGGCACTCAACATTGAACTGCCATAGGGACTAATTAGCATTGGTACATTTGTTGGGCCTTTAATGCCGTCACATTCCGTTGGGTTCAACCCCGTACATAGCCTTACTCTGTCATGCGGTAGCCTACATTTATCTTCAACATCGAAAATGCTACTTTGTTTAAAATCTAGAAATTCTCCGTTCAAGTAACATAAAGTATTAACTGTTCGTCCATTCATCGGAGTAATGCGATCTCCTGAACACAATAAGCTATTTACTCGCCAGCGAAGATCACTCACGCTAGTAACTCGACCAATAACCTTACACCTACGTTTTGCTTCTGGCTTTACCTGACCCCACGCATTACTCCAACCTAGAAGAAGTATCGTTGATGCAACTACTAAAATTTGGGAGATGTAGACTTTTCTCCCAATTTTGTTCTTTTGTCTGTGTGTACTCAACATCAAAAGTTTTATATAGTTATATGCAAGTTAATAGCATACAAGAATTAGAGAGATAAAAAAAGGTGTTTAGGATTGGAAATTCTAATAATAATTTGTTACTCTTGAGAGGCTATTAAATTCCATCAGCTTAATCTTCAATTAAATTAGGAGCTTTTTGTCTAATTCTTTCTATTATTTCGGCTCGCCAGATGAAAACCTCTGGTTCTCTAGATTCAGTTAGCAAACAGGCTTCCCAGGAAAGCCAAGAGTTATCAAAATCACCGAAAACTCCCTGCACTTTTGCCAGCAAACAGTGGGTAGATGTTCTTTGGATATCTAATTCTTTCGCTTTCTCTAAATATCGCTTCGCCTCGCTGTATTTCTTCTGCTCAAATTTTGCCCAACCTAAATTTTTATACAAAACTGCTTGCCATCTGGAATTTGTAGTTTTTTGTAGCCCTTCTTGGGCGAGAGAAATTGCTGTATTATAATCACCTTGGAGAATTTTTACTCTAGATAAATTATTGATAGCAATTATCGCTTGTCTATTAATTTTTATGGCTAACTGGTATTGTTGCTCCGCTAAATCATATTTCATTCGTTCATCGTAGTAAGTTCCCAATCCATAATGCCCTTCCCAATTATCAGAGGTTAACTTAAAAGCCTTTTCATAACTATCTATTACACACTGGAAATCCTGTAATTGTTTACACACAATACCTAAATTATTATATGATTCTACATTTGTGTCATTATATTTAATTGCTAATTGATAGTATCTTTTAGCTAATTCTAGACTCTTCGTACTACGAAGTCCTTTTTCAAAATAAAATTTAGAAATTGTGTATCTGGCTTGAGGATTAATTTTTATAGCTGAGTCAAAAAACTCTTGTGCGGTCTGAAAATTATTTGCTGCCTCAGCCTTCTCCCCTTGAGACAGTAAATATTTAGCTCTTAATGGTAATAATACTTTGAAAGTCACGAAGACTGTCAAAATCATAAATCCAATTGCTGCGCTAACTCTGAACGTTTTAGACCTCGTTAATCTATAAATTTTACTTTGCTGAGGAAGTAATTTTAATCGTTGCAGGATAACTTCAGTACTCTGCGGACGTTGCCCTGGTAAAGGAGCCGTCAACTCATCAATAAAATCAGCAAAAGGTTTGTCAATTTGCGGTGCTTTGTTTCTCCATATTAATCTTCCTGTCTGTTTATCCGTAGGTAAATCGATTAGTTGAATTGCAGTAAGTAGATGGACAAAAGTACGACCCAAAGCATAAAAATCTGATTGCGGTACTGCCTGTCCATCAGTTTGTTCTGGCGGAGAGTAACGAGGTGTGCCAACAGATGTAATTTCATATTTTCCTCCTCTAGACGTGCTGTCTCCTCCACTTCCGCTTATTTTAGCTAAGTAAGTACTAGTCACTCGCCGTGCTACACCAAAATCCACTAACGCTAATTGACCATTTAACTGGAGAATTATATTAGAAGGTTTAATATCTCTATGAAAAAAATTAGCACGGTGTACTGCGGCAAGAATTTCAACTAATTCTTTTAGCCATTCTAATGCTTGAGATTGCAAAATACGCCCATTAGATTCTATCCATTGCTCTAAATTCTGTCCCTCGATTTTATCCATAACCAAGCAATGTAAGGTTAAAGAACTATTGACAGGAACAAAAGTGAAAAAGTCATCTAAGGTACTTTTGGGAATATTTGGATGATGGATTAGCCGTAAACTAAGAGATTCCCGCTCGATTAACTCAACTAGTTTCGGCGAGTTCAATTTCAGAACTTTCATAACTCGCTGCTTGCTCCCGGGATTCCATTGAGTACCAGCGTCCTCCACTTCAAAAACTTCAGTATAGCTGAATGGATTTTCATTCAGCGGTCTTAATGGCTTAATCAAGCGGATGCGGTTATTAATTAGCAGCGAAGTACCACAAAAAAGACATTCTTCAATGTCTTTAGGATTTTGACGTTGCTCGCATAGGGGATTTATACAGTAACTCACATTCGCAGGAAAATAGCCAGATATAAACTACCTACCCTAAATCTAGTCTTTCTTCCTATCAACGATAATGTAAGTGAAGATTTAAAATTTTGAGTAGTCATTTTCCATAAATAAAGTATATTTTATAACTTCAAAATAAAGAATAACTAGGAAAGTTGTTAATATTTGTGTATCGCTGGTAATTTAACAGCAGCATTTAAAGTAATCCATTTGATAACTGCTACTGTGATCTAGTGACGGCAGTAGTTTTATTAACTACTTTTTCAAGATGTACGTAAGTAATGATTCTAGGACTTACGCATTGACAGAAAAGCAAAAATGACAGGTAGAGTTTTCAAGGCTCCTATCGTAGTTGTTCAATCATATTTTGGCGATGCCTGCGGCGGGCTACGCCTACGCTAGCAATCAAAAGCAACCTCCAAAAGCCTGGAACAACGTATTTACGTTAATACACAAGATAATTCTTTTGTACAGTGCGTAAGTCCTAGATTCTACTCTATCTTTCGTCCCCTTTGCATAATTGGTGACTTGAGTTATTATTTGTTTGGAGCAAACAGCTATTAAGTAGAGACATTAAGTATTACTGAGTTGTATTTAACACTACTGGTTGGCGGTTGCATTGAGAAAAAGCGTATGGGGTTGGTCGCTCGCTCGCTCGAACAACAGAATGAGTATAACTATGGATTCTAATGCTGTCCAGATATTAAAATCACCAGTCTATTCTCCCCTTGCTTCAAAGAAACAAGAGCTTTTAGGGCAAAAACACTCTTCTGTGACAGTAAGTTTTGATGAAACTTTAGTAATAGTCAATGATTTAGTGCTTGCCAAAAGAGGTAGATACTTATCTCAACCAGAGATACTTATTATGAGAGGAGCGTGGCATAACCGTGAGTTTGTAGAGATAGCAGAAAATTCAGCTTATAGCGTCAATTACTTACAACGAGGCGTAGCTACTCGGTTATGGGATATACTCACGAAAACAATTGGAAATGGCAAGCGAGTTACTAAAAAGAATGTACGGAATTTTTTAGAGCAAGTTGCACAAGAGTATTATGCTCAATCTGCTTCTACTAGTGAAGAAAAAAGCTCCCCTGTCAAAAATCGGATACAAATCACAGGAAGTAAACCTCCTGACATATCAAGTTTTTATGGACGCGCAGGAGAACTATCTTGCTTAAAAGAATTAATAATAAATCAACGCTGCGTATCGTTAGTAGGGGTAGCAGGCATTGGTAAAACTGCATTAGCTGCAAAGCTAATACAAGAAATTAGTGTAGAATCCAAACCCAAATTTGATTGCATAATTTGGAAATCAGTTGCCCATGCACCACTGTTTCAAGACTTTATAGCCGAGCTAATAGAGCTAATCCAACCTTTAGAGCCTAAGCTAGACTCACCTAAATTTACTCAAGCAATGGTTTCAGCATTGATCAAGCAGATGCAATCGCGCCGATGTCTTTTGGTATTGGATGAATCCGATTCCTTGTTTGAAACAACTAATTTAGAGCAACACCTAGAGTACAAACTATTTTTTCGCAGATTAATAGAGGAAATGGATCAAAGCTGCTTGCTCTTAACTAATCGAGTTTTTCCTGATGAATTTGAGGATCTTATAATAGCAGGACGTCCTATTCAATATCTAAAAATAAAAGGTTTAGAGACTGATCCTGCAATGCAACTTCTATTTGATCAAGGATTGGATGACGAAGAGAAATGCAACGAATTAATTAAAATTTACTACGGCAATCCTTTAGAGCTAAAGACGGTAGTTACCAGAATTCACCACTTTTTTGGCGGAAGTGTTCAAAAGTTTTTTGAAAATAGAACTACGCTTTTCAGTAGCCAATTTCAAGCAATGCTTGATAAAGCCTTTGGTTACTTATTAAGTAAAATTCAACAACAAATTATGATTTATCTAGCAGAAGAATTAACTTTAAACTCAAAACCTGTGAAATTTACT encodes:
- a CDS encoding transposase; this translates as MTAFALRVAAGIACSKPTDFDIPLARWSYKDIAAQLITLGIVVSIATSTVWRWLKTEQIKPWRIHAWMHRIDDNFVAKATPVLKLYAQAKFLLQAGFWVVCVDEKTSIQAREGLHPNRAATVKQPVHFAARYDGKGATHLFAALSVAEGLVYGCCRPTKTFLDFQTFLLEVLIPEAIRRGVRHIYLILDNGSTHAPKQLQARFKSEAKRRTLEFYGRSCLATEICFLLRSN
- a CDS encoding protein kinase domain-containing protein codes for the protein MSYCINPLCEQRQNPKDIEECLFCGTSLLINNRIRLIKPLRPLNENPFSYTEVFEVEDAGTQWNPGSKQRVMKVLKLNSPKLVELIERESLSLRLIHHPNIPKSTLDDFFTFVPVNSSLTLHCLVMDKIEGQNLEQWIESNGRILQSQALEWLKELVEILAAVHRANFFHRDIKPSNIILQLNGQLALVDFGVARRVTSTYLAKISGSGGDSTSRGGKYEITSVGTPRYSPPEQTDGQAVPQSDFYALGRTFVHLLTAIQLIDLPTDKQTGRLIWRNKAPQIDKPFADFIDELTAPLPGQRPQSTEVILQRLKLLPQQSKIYRLTRSKTFRVSAAIGFMILTVFVTFKVLLPLRAKYLLSQGEKAEAANNFQTAQEFFDSAIKINPQARYTISKFYFEKGLRSTKSLELAKRYYQLAIKYNDTNVESYNNLGIVCKQLQDFQCVIDSYEKAFKLTSDNWEGHYGLGTYYDERMKYDLAEQQYQLAIKINRQAIIAINNLSRVKILQGDYNTAISLAQEGLQKTTNSRWQAVLYKNLGWAKFEQKKYSEAKRYLEKAKELDIQRTSTHCLLAKVQGVFGDFDNSWLSWEACLLTESREPEVFIWRAEIIERIRQKAPNLIED
- a CDS encoding NACHT domain-containing protein yields the protein MDSNAVQILKSPVYSPLASKKQELLGQKHSSVTVSFDETLVIVNDLVLAKRGRYLSQPEILIMRGAWHNREFVEIAENSAYSVNYLQRGVATRLWDILTKTIGNGKRVTKKNVRNFLEQVAQEYYAQSASTSEEKSSPVKNRIQITGSKPPDISSFYGRAGELSCLKELIINQRCVSLVGVAGIGKTALAAKLIQEISVESKPKFDCIIWKSVAHAPLFQDFIAELIELIQPLEPKLDSPKFTQAMVSALIKQMQSRRCLLVLDESDSLFETTNLEQHLEYKLFFRRLIEEMDQSCLLLTNRVFPDEFEDLIIAGRPIQYLKIKGLETDPAMQLLFDQGLDDEEKCNELIKIYYGNPLELKTVVTRIHHFFGGSVQKFFENRTTLFSSQFQAMLDKAFGYLLSKIQQQIMIYLAEELTLNSKPVKFTSLLNGLNQKESISLSISDLITALEGLEKQFLIETIKDSASEESSFTLQPIVKKYIRKNIPGLVHTSNASPELALTF